The following coding sequences lie in one Arthrobacter sp. PGP41 genomic window:
- a CDS encoding DUF6807 family protein translates to MIDQSATAEPGRIAKGGTVPASVQRIALVGVHGFGEQHLANLARLEQAGTVELVAVADPNPPAPGRLAESVAVFDDLAQLLAADPGIDVVILATPIQTHAPLALAALSAGKDVYVEKPPVASLAQFREVLAAAKTAGRLVQVGFQSLGSHALPAIRAHVESGGIGDVLGVSARGEWVRSKAYFKRSRWAGKRSLDGIDVVDGVATNALAHAVATALHMAGAHILADVESVETDLYRAHDTESDDTSVLRVRTATGTTLICGLTLCAPEQRNPSVTVHGTRGEITFFYTEDEVVTSTADGERRETFGRTDLLENLLAARSTGAPLLCSLADTGAFTTVLEAIRTAPLPQPIPPEHVTWEGEGDDAHPVVHRIAAVIERALAAQATFAELGVPWARDLPPARTLTVDHQAVAGYQDGSRIRAVSSPRPYLHPVRTLAGTVVTDHQPLDHVWHLGVGVALQDVDGINFWGGRTYTREAGQYVWRPDHGSITVRDTLVEETAALTGARGGRLQEILAWNGPDGAPVLVEDRTWTWSGVSPSIWQISLDFALSPAGGQPVSLGSPGSNGRPEGGYGGFFWRLPACEGATVWTSGGSGESGAHGSVTPWLAWAGKFDGGTPVGGGPAAGGPAAGAPAGSATLVFVAAEGSTDPWFVRVDGYPGVGRSLAWDTPVIPEPGRPVQRSITVFVADGILDTTDIEALINQQGNRS, encoded by the coding sequence ATCAATCCGCAACAGCGGAACCCGGCCGCATCGCCAAGGGAGGTACCGTCCCCGCAAGCGTCCAGCGCATCGCCCTGGTGGGCGTGCACGGCTTCGGCGAACAACACCTTGCCAATCTCGCCAGGCTCGAACAGGCCGGCACCGTGGAACTCGTCGCCGTCGCGGACCCCAACCCGCCCGCCCCTGGACGGCTTGCGGAATCCGTAGCTGTCTTCGACGACCTGGCCCAGCTGCTGGCAGCAGACCCCGGCATCGACGTCGTCATCCTCGCCACCCCCATCCAGACCCATGCTCCCCTGGCCCTGGCAGCCCTGTCAGCGGGCAAGGACGTCTATGTGGAAAAGCCGCCGGTGGCCTCGCTGGCCCAGTTCCGGGAAGTGCTGGCAGCAGCCAAAACTGCGGGACGACTGGTCCAGGTGGGGTTCCAGAGCCTCGGCTCCCACGCGCTTCCCGCCATCCGGGCGCACGTCGAATCAGGGGGGATCGGTGACGTCCTCGGCGTGAGCGCAAGGGGCGAATGGGTGCGCAGCAAGGCGTATTTCAAGCGCTCCCGCTGGGCCGGAAAGCGCAGCCTGGACGGCATCGACGTGGTGGACGGGGTGGCAACCAACGCCCTGGCCCACGCCGTGGCCACTGCGCTCCACATGGCCGGAGCGCACATCCTGGCGGACGTGGAATCAGTGGAGACGGACCTGTACCGGGCACACGATACCGAGAGCGATGACACCTCCGTCCTCCGCGTGCGAACGGCCACCGGAACCACCCTCATCTGCGGATTGACGCTGTGCGCGCCGGAGCAGCGGAACCCGTCCGTGACGGTGCACGGCACCCGGGGCGAGATCACCTTCTTCTACACCGAGGACGAGGTGGTCACCAGCACCGCGGACGGCGAGCGCCGGGAGACGTTCGGCCGCACGGACCTGCTGGAGAACCTGTTGGCTGCGCGCTCCACGGGTGCTCCCCTGCTGTGTTCGCTGGCGGACACCGGCGCCTTCACCACAGTGCTGGAAGCCATCCGGACAGCCCCCTTGCCACAGCCCATCCCGCCGGAACATGTCACCTGGGAGGGCGAAGGCGACGACGCCCACCCCGTGGTTCACCGCATCGCGGCCGTCATCGAACGGGCGCTCGCGGCGCAGGCCACCTTCGCCGAGCTGGGTGTTCCCTGGGCCCGGGACCTGCCGCCGGCCCGCACACTCACTGTGGACCACCAGGCCGTTGCCGGGTACCAGGACGGGAGCCGGATCCGGGCGGTGTCCTCGCCGCGCCCCTACCTGCATCCCGTCCGGACCCTGGCGGGCACGGTGGTGACGGACCACCAGCCGCTGGACCACGTGTGGCATCTCGGCGTCGGGGTGGCGCTGCAGGACGTGGACGGCATCAACTTCTGGGGCGGCCGCACCTACACCCGTGAAGCCGGCCAGTACGTCTGGCGCCCGGACCACGGCAGCATCACGGTCCGGGACACCCTCGTTGAAGAAACAGCTGCCCTCACGGGAGCCCGGGGCGGCAGGCTGCAGGAAATCCTGGCCTGGAACGGTCCCGACGGTGCGCCGGTGCTTGTCGAAGACCGCACCTGGACCTGGTCCGGCGTCAGCCCGTCCATCTGGCAGATATCCCTGGACTTCGCCCTCTCCCCTGCGGGCGGCCAGCCCGTCAGCCTCGGCAGCCCCGGCTCCAACGGCCGCCCCGAAGGCGGTTACGGCGGGTTCTTCTGGCGGCTGCCCGCCTGCGAAGGCGCCACCGTATGGACATCCGGTGGCTCCGGCGAGTCCGGGGCGCACGGTTCAGTCACGCCGTGGCTCGCCTGGGCCGGAAAGTTCGACGGCGGCACACCAGTTGGCGGAGGACCAGCCGCCGGAGGCCCGGCCGCCGGGGCGCCCGCCGGCAGCGCCACGCTCGTCTTCGTGGCCGCTGAGGGCTCCACCGACCCGTGGTTCGTCCGCGTGGACGGCTACCCGGGCGTTGGCCGGTCCCTTGCCTGGGACACCCCGGTCATCCCCGAACCGGGCCGTCCGGTCCAGCGCAGCATCACCGTTTTCGTAGCAGACGGGATCCTGGACACCACCGACATCGAAGCACTCATCAACCAGCAGGGGAACCGTTCATGA
- a CDS encoding M24 family metallopeptidase, translating to MSQTTADRTLHPGRTAPASATDRAIKRRRVLDILEAKGQESLLLTTNTALTWYLDGSRVHISLAGDPIAALLVDRGGDHLVTFNNEAGRIAAEELPAGVALHSVPWYGNLHEAAAAVGRTGSAGTAAQGGTAGRGTAPLAEAEVAAELRAARQQLLPAESARYARLSAEVAVIMTDVLSTARPETTEFELVSALAGRVVAAGAEPLVLLCNGSSRSGFRHPLATHSPLGRRAMAVVCARRDGLVANITRWVRFDAGTAEEHDAEARIAAVEADIFDATVPGARLDRIFTEIQAAYARHGFGADQWEQHHQGGPAGYAGRDPRVTAAATDTVVLDQAFTWNPSGPGVKIEDTVQLTGTGLQVLTVDPRWPSTAVNGLGRPATLQL from the coding sequence ATGAGCCAGACCACAGCCGACAGGACGCTGCATCCGGGCAGGACGGCCCCGGCCTCCGCGACTGACCGCGCCATTAAACGCCGGCGCGTGCTGGACATCCTTGAAGCCAAGGGGCAGGAGTCACTGCTTCTGACCACCAACACCGCGCTGACGTGGTACCTGGACGGCAGCCGGGTGCACATCAGCCTGGCCGGCGATCCGATCGCCGCCCTCCTGGTGGACCGCGGAGGCGACCACCTCGTCACCTTCAACAATGAGGCCGGCCGGATCGCCGCCGAGGAGCTGCCTGCCGGCGTCGCTCTGCACTCCGTGCCCTGGTACGGCAACCTGCACGAGGCCGCCGCCGCCGTCGGACGTACTGGCTCGGCTGGAACTGCCGCCCAAGGCGGCACAGCCGGGCGTGGCACAGCACCGCTGGCCGAAGCGGAGGTGGCGGCGGAGCTGCGCGCGGCCCGCCAGCAGCTGCTCCCGGCCGAGAGCGCACGTTACGCACGGCTTAGCGCCGAGGTTGCGGTGATCATGACGGACGTCCTCTCCACGGCCCGGCCGGAGACCACGGAGTTCGAGCTGGTGTCCGCCCTGGCCGGCCGGGTTGTCGCCGCCGGCGCGGAGCCCCTGGTCCTGCTGTGCAACGGCAGCAGCCGCAGCGGGTTCCGGCACCCGCTGGCCACGCACTCACCGCTGGGCCGCCGCGCAATGGCCGTCGTGTGCGCCCGTCGGGACGGCCTGGTTGCCAACATCACCCGCTGGGTAAGGTTCGACGCCGGCACGGCGGAAGAGCACGACGCCGAGGCACGCATCGCCGCAGTGGAAGCAGACATCTTCGACGCCACGGTCCCCGGCGCCCGGCTGGACCGGATTTTCACCGAGATCCAGGCCGCCTACGCCCGGCACGGCTTCGGCGCCGACCAATGGGAGCAGCACCACCAGGGCGGTCCCGCCGGCTACGCCGGCCGTGACCCGCGGGTTACCGCCGCCGCAACGGACACAGTGGTCCTGGACCAGGCTTTTACCTGGAACCCGTCCGGGCCCGGCGTCAAGATCGAGGACACGGTCCAGCTCACCGGAACGGGCTTGCAGGTCCTGACGGTCGACCCCCGCTGGCCCTCGACGGCGGTCAACGGACTAGGGCGGCCGGCCACCCTCCAGCTCTAG
- a CDS encoding aldehyde dehydrogenase (NADP(+)): protein MTTATLSLNELTAAATDAARISAAASDAQRAGWLNAVADALDANAAELVAIADSETSLGAARLTGEVARTTGQLRLFARVVTEGSYLEAVIDHADPAATPPRPDLRRILKPIGPVAVFSASNFPFAFSVAGGDTASALAVGCPVIVKAHSGHLRLSERTAEIVADALRGAGAPDGLFALVSGREVGTALVQDPAIKAVGFTGSIPGGRALFDLATSRPEPIPFYGELGSLNPVVVTEGALAERPDQLAAGLAGSFTLGAGQFCTKPGLVFIPAGTDFAARVAEASKDKPALGMLTSRIAEAYPDGLRGFASVEGVEVVSGSVDQDAVANGAAPVVFSTTAARVLESPGELLEECFGPTTMLIEYADQEELSAALAKVPGSLTATVHAQPNEDISALVEQLSGLAGRVLFDGWPTGVAVNWAQQHGGPYPATTSLFTSVGATAVRRFQRPVAYQDAPEAVLHPALLESNPLGIPRRVDGELVLP, encoded by the coding sequence GTGACTACTGCAACCCTTTCCCTTAACGAGCTGACAGCCGCGGCCACGGATGCGGCCAGGATCTCGGCGGCTGCCTCCGACGCCCAGCGCGCTGGCTGGCTCAACGCTGTGGCCGACGCTTTGGACGCCAACGCCGCCGAGCTCGTGGCGATCGCCGATTCCGAGACCAGCCTGGGCGCAGCCCGCCTCACCGGCGAAGTGGCACGCACCACCGGGCAGTTGCGCCTCTTCGCCCGCGTGGTCACCGAGGGCTCCTACCTCGAAGCGGTCATCGACCACGCGGATCCGGCTGCCACCCCGCCCAGGCCGGACCTGCGCAGGATCCTCAAGCCCATCGGCCCCGTGGCGGTCTTCTCGGCGTCGAACTTCCCGTTCGCCTTTTCGGTGGCCGGCGGCGACACCGCATCCGCCCTCGCGGTCGGCTGCCCTGTGATCGTCAAGGCGCACTCAGGCCACCTGCGGCTGTCCGAGCGGACGGCGGAGATCGTGGCGGACGCGCTTCGCGGCGCGGGCGCCCCGGACGGCCTGTTCGCCCTGGTCAGCGGCCGTGAAGTGGGAACAGCCCTGGTCCAGGATCCTGCCATCAAGGCCGTCGGCTTCACGGGCTCCATCCCCGGCGGCCGGGCGCTGTTCGACCTTGCCACGTCCCGTCCCGAACCCATCCCGTTCTACGGCGAACTGGGCAGCCTCAACCCTGTAGTGGTCACGGAGGGGGCGCTGGCCGAACGCCCGGACCAGCTCGCTGCCGGGCTTGCAGGCTCCTTCACCCTGGGCGCCGGACAGTTCTGCACCAAGCCCGGACTGGTGTTCATACCGGCCGGCACGGATTTCGCAGCCAGGGTGGCGGAGGCCAGCAAGGACAAGCCGGCCCTGGGCATGCTCACCAGCAGGATCGCCGAGGCTTATCCGGACGGCCTGCGCGGCTTCGCGTCCGTGGAGGGCGTTGAGGTGGTCAGCGGCAGCGTGGACCAGGATGCTGTGGCCAACGGGGCAGCGCCGGTGGTCTTTTCCACCACCGCTGCCAGGGTCCTGGAGAGTCCCGGGGAACTGCTGGAGGAGTGCTTCGGCCCCACCACCATGCTGATCGAATACGCGGACCAGGAGGAGCTGTCCGCAGCCCTGGCCAAAGTGCCGGGCAGCCTGACCGCCACGGTGCACGCCCAACCGAATGAGGACATCTCCGCGCTTGTGGAGCAGCTGTCCGGACTCGCAGGCCGCGTCCTCTTCGACGGCTGGCCTACCGGAGTGGCCGTCAACTGGGCGCAGCAGCACGGCGGCCCCTACCCGGCCACCACCTCGCTGTTCACCTCGGTGGGCGCGACGGCGGTCCGCCGGTTCCAGCGTCCGGTTGCCTACCAGGATGCGCCTGAAGCGGTCCTGCACCCGGCGCTGCTCGAGAGCAACCCGCTGGGCATCCCGCGCCGGGTGGACGGCGAACTCGTACTACCCTGA
- a CDS encoding mandelate racemase/muconate lactonizing enzyme family protein: protein MGAPAAAAVRTAPRITGISTRLITVPLRRSWGVEAPENHVIVTEIHTDDGGAGHGFSWTPTIGPQAVKALLDYDIAPFVAGLPANPEVVWDALWKRLHEAGGGGLTTIAMAGVDLALWDLQASRAGTSVTGHLGQRQESAEVYGSGVNLHYTLEDLVAQTERWVAAGHRAVKIKVGKPDLREDAERVAAVRSVLGPDRKLMIDANQRWDLPATFRALDVLSEFGLEWLEEPLRADDLWAYRRLRKHSPVPIALGENLHTIYRFRDFIEAEAVDIIQPNIIRVGGITPFRRIVELARTNSIRVMPHLLPELSGQLALTLAEPTMVEDVEEASFEQLGILAGPSPVRFSSSRVTLTGQPGLGFRFTDNPQT from the coding sequence ATGGGCGCCCCGGCCGCCGCGGCAGTGCGTACCGCACCGCGCATCACGGGCATCTCCACCCGGCTCATCACAGTTCCGCTGCGTCGCAGCTGGGGCGTGGAGGCGCCGGAGAACCACGTAATCGTTACGGAGATCCATACGGACGACGGCGGTGCGGGGCATGGTTTTTCCTGGACGCCCACCATCGGACCCCAGGCGGTTAAGGCACTGCTGGACTACGACATCGCGCCTTTCGTCGCAGGGTTGCCGGCTAATCCGGAGGTGGTTTGGGACGCGCTGTGGAAAAGGCTGCACGAGGCCGGCGGCGGGGGACTGACCACCATCGCGATGGCCGGAGTGGACCTTGCCCTCTGGGACCTGCAGGCCTCCCGCGCCGGAACGTCCGTCACCGGACACCTTGGCCAGCGGCAGGAGTCTGCCGAGGTTTACGGCTCCGGGGTGAACCTGCACTACACCCTTGAGGATCTCGTAGCCCAGACCGAACGGTGGGTCGCGGCAGGGCACCGGGCGGTGAAGATCAAGGTTGGCAAGCCTGATCTCCGCGAGGACGCCGAACGTGTTGCCGCGGTCCGCTCGGTGCTGGGGCCGGACCGGAAGCTCATGATCGACGCGAACCAGCGCTGGGACCTGCCCGCCACCTTCCGCGCCCTCGACGTCCTGTCCGAATTCGGGCTGGAGTGGCTCGAGGAACCCCTCCGGGCGGACGATCTCTGGGCTTACCGGCGGCTCCGCAAGCATTCACCGGTGCCGATTGCCCTTGGCGAAAACCTGCACACCATCTACCGGTTCCGCGATTTCATTGAGGCGGAAGCGGTGGACATCATCCAGCCCAACATCATCCGGGTGGGAGGCATCACCCCGTTCCGGCGGATCGTTGAGCTGGCACGGACCAACAGCATCAGGGTCATGCCGCATCTGTTGCCCGAACTGTCCGGGCAGCTGGCCCTGACCCTGGCGGAGCCCACCATGGTGGAGGACGTGGAGGAGGCATCCTTCGAACAGTTGGGGATCCTGGCCGGCCCGTCGCCGGTCCGGTTCAGCAGCAGCCGGGTGACGCTTACGGGCCAGCCGGGGCTCGGCTTCAGGTTCACTGACAACCCGCAGACCTAA
- a CDS encoding 5-dehydro-4-deoxyglucarate dehydratase: MKFDGVLFFPVTPFTAVGAVDVELLKEHISSRLPFGPGGVFPACGTGEFHALSIDEVRTVVAAAVEVVAGKVPVVAGAGGPLGHALAAARAAEESGADALLVLPPYLVTGPADGLVAYIEAVANASSLPVIVYHRGNARFTAASMARLAANPKVIGFKDGLGDVGLAQEIVSAVRATGRQDFAFFNGLLTAELTQGAYRGMGIPLYSSAVFAMAPEIATAYYDAYISGDEDRRNALLEGFYAPLVRLRDQTPGFGVSLIKAGLRLGGLAVGSVRPPLVDPTEEQLVQLKAILAKGYELAGR; the protein is encoded by the coding sequence ATGAAATTCGACGGCGTACTGTTCTTCCCCGTCACCCCGTTCACAGCCGTTGGCGCCGTTGACGTGGAACTGCTCAAGGAACACATCAGCTCGCGGCTTCCGTTCGGGCCGGGCGGTGTTTTCCCCGCCTGCGGCACCGGCGAATTCCACGCCCTCAGCATCGACGAGGTCCGCACCGTGGTGGCAGCCGCCGTCGAGGTTGTTGCCGGAAAGGTGCCCGTAGTCGCAGGAGCCGGCGGTCCGCTGGGCCATGCCCTTGCCGCCGCCCGTGCCGCGGAAGAATCCGGCGCGGACGCCCTCCTGGTGCTGCCGCCGTACCTGGTCACCGGACCCGCCGACGGTCTGGTTGCCTATATCGAGGCCGTGGCCAACGCCAGCAGCCTGCCGGTGATCGTGTACCACCGCGGCAACGCCAGGTTCACGGCAGCTTCCATGGCTCGGCTGGCCGCCAACCCCAAGGTCATCGGCTTCAAGGACGGGCTCGGCGACGTTGGCCTGGCCCAGGAAATCGTGTCCGCGGTCCGTGCCACGGGACGCCAGGACTTTGCGTTCTTCAACGGCCTGCTGACCGCCGAACTGACCCAGGGCGCCTACCGCGGGATGGGGATCCCGCTGTACTCCTCGGCCGTCTTCGCCATGGCGCCGGAGATCGCCACGGCCTATTACGACGCATACATCTCTGGCGACGAGGACCGCCGGAACGCCCTGCTGGAAGGCTTCTACGCGCCGCTGGTCCGGCTCCGCGACCAGACTCCGGGCTTCGGCGTTTCGCTGATCAAGGCAGGCCTGCGCCTGGGCGGCCTGGCGGTGGGTTCCGTCCGCCCGCCGCTGGTTGACCCCACCGAGGAACAGTTGGTCCAGCTCAAGGCCATCCTCGCCAAGGGCTACGAGCTGGCCGGCCGCTGA
- a CDS encoding NAD-dependent epimerase/dehydratase family protein translates to MSRIFVTGGSGRLGRSVVAGLAGKGHHVISVDRDAVPADQLPAGVVQETADLLVPGEALRLLREATPDAVIHLAAIAVPFSAPEDVIFATNTRLAFAVVSAATEVGVPKIVTASSPTVLGYGSPAGWLPPSFPLDERTPPKPWNAYALSKLIAEQTVQAFAAAQGGKIRYAAFRPCYVISPEEWNGAPTQQGHTLAERLADPALSAPALFNYVDARDVADFLDLLLEKMPSIPNGETFFVGAADALATAPLAELMPKFLPGSEVLSAGLTGTSPAFSIAKAQELLGWHPARSWRTELKSRSTLNDENSALVRTGGGAKETP, encoded by the coding sequence ATGAGCAGGATCTTTGTCACCGGCGGCTCCGGCCGGCTGGGACGCAGCGTGGTGGCCGGGCTCGCCGGGAAAGGCCACCACGTCATCTCCGTGGACCGCGACGCCGTCCCGGCGGACCAGCTTCCCGCCGGGGTGGTACAGGAAACCGCCGACCTTCTTGTGCCGGGTGAGGCTCTGCGCCTCCTCCGGGAAGCCACGCCCGACGCCGTCATCCACCTTGCGGCGATCGCGGTGCCTTTCAGCGCGCCCGAGGACGTCATCTTCGCTACGAACACACGCCTCGCCTTCGCCGTGGTCAGCGCCGCGACGGAAGTGGGCGTACCGAAGATCGTCACCGCCAGCAGTCCCACCGTGCTGGGCTACGGCTCACCTGCGGGCTGGCTGCCGCCGTCATTCCCGCTGGATGAGCGGACGCCGCCGAAGCCTTGGAACGCGTACGCGCTGTCCAAGCTCATCGCGGAGCAAACCGTCCAGGCCTTCGCGGCAGCCCAGGGGGGAAAGATCCGCTATGCGGCGTTCCGCCCCTGCTACGTGATCTCCCCGGAGGAGTGGAACGGCGCACCCACCCAGCAGGGCCACACCCTTGCAGAACGGCTGGCCGACCCCGCCCTCTCCGCCCCCGCCCTGTTCAACTACGTGGACGCCCGGGACGTGGCGGACTTCCTCGACCTGCTGCTGGAAAAGATGCCGTCCATCCCCAACGGGGAAACCTTCTTCGTCGGAGCCGCTGACGCCCTCGCCACCGCGCCCCTGGCCGAACTGATGCCAAAATTCCTGCCCGGAAGCGAAGTCCTCAGCGCTGGGCTCACCGGCACCAGCCCGGCCTTCTCCATCGCCAAAGCGCAGGAACTCCTGGGCTGGCACCCCGCGCGCAGCTGGCGCACGGAACTCAAGTCCCGTTCCACCCTCAACGACGAGAACTCCGCGCTGGTCAGAACCGGCGGCGGAGCCAAGGAGACACCATGA